The genomic segment CGAGCAGCACTGCTTCACCGGTTGCGCAGGCACCAACATCCTCCGTATCCTCCCTCCATTGGTATTGACCAAGGAGAATGTGGATGACTTCATCGGAAGATTGGAAACCGTATTAAAGGAGGTATAAGCCCATAGAGATAAGGATATAAAGAAAACTCAGCCCATAAAAGAAATAGGAAACACTCCTATCGTGAGCAGCAAGCCCTTTGCGGTTTGCTGCTTTTTTGTTCCCCCTCATAGGAAAATTGTAGTTTTATCTTGGTTATTTCGTAGGAAAAGTGTATATTTGCAGCCGTAATTCTTGGAATGGTGTATAAAACAGCTGCACTTATTCGCATCTTAATATGGCAAATAATATTAAACAGGCTTATAAACATATAAAATGACAACAGACAATAAAGACAACAGGCTCTCAATAGAGAACAGCGATTATGCCGAGATACTGCGACACGCTGTCGCAGTAATTGAGCATGCTCGGACAGAAATAGCCCGTCATGTCAATGGCTATGTCTCTACCGCTTATTGGGAGATTGGTCAAATACTTCATGAGCGCAAGATTGAAAGTGGGTATGGTGACAGCGTTGTAAGACGGTTGTCAGCAGACCTTAAAGAACGTTATCCAAAGATGGGTGTTTCACCACGAAATCTGTGGTATATGAAAAAGTTCTATGAACGTTATGCAGGGCATAATGAGAAAGTGCAACGGAGCGTTGCACTTTTGCCGTGGTCACATAACATGCTGTTGTTGAGCAAGGGACTGAATGATGAAGCCACGCTATATTATGCGCAGGAAACCGTAACCAAAGGCTGGAATCGCGACTTGTTGCTCAATGCCATCAAACTCAATATGTATGAGACACAGACATTGGCACGAGTAGATAACAATTTCGACCGCACTCTTCCTGCCGAGCAAGCGCAGTATGCCAATGAGGTATTTAGCAGCAGCTACAATCTCGGCTTCTTAGGTGTGACAAGTCCCATTCTGGAGCTTGAACTTGAAGACCGCCTTGTAAAAGCTATTACTCGTTTCCTTATGGAACTTGGTAATGGTTTCACTTTCATTGGCAACCAGCATGTATTGGAATACAATGGTAAAGAAAGTAAGGTAGATATGTTGTTTTTCCATCGTGGACTGCGCTGCCTTGTTGCTGTTGACCTAAAGATAGGTCCTTTCAAACCAGAGTATGCAGGTAAGATGAACTATTATCTGTCTCTGCTTGACCGTCTTGAACGTGGTGCAGACGAGAACCGTTCCATAGGAATCATACTTTGTGCGGAAAAAGACCGTGTAGAGGTGGAACTTGCACTTGAAGATATGGGAAAACCTATTGGAGTGGCGGATTATCAGTTGATAGTACCGAAAGAGAAATTACAGAAAGTCCTTACTGATGAGATAAAGGCATTTAGTGAGGAAAAAGAAAAAAAGATTAATTGAGCAAGCAAATGTCAAAAGCAAATAATAGAGCGGCAGCCGATACATTTGG from the Segatella copri genome contains:
- a CDS encoding PDDEXK nuclease domain-containing protein; the protein is MTTDNKDNRLSIENSDYAEILRHAVAVIEHARTEIARHVNGYVSTAYWEIGQILHERKIESGYGDSVVRRLSADLKERYPKMGVSPRNLWYMKKFYERYAGHNEKVQRSVALLPWSHNMLLLSKGLNDEATLYYAQETVTKGWNRDLLLNAIKLNMYETQTLARVDNNFDRTLPAEQAQYANEVFSSSYNLGFLGVTSPILELELEDRLVKAITRFLMELGNGFTFIGNQHVLEYNGKESKVDMLFFHRGLRCLVAVDLKIGPFKPEYAGKMNYYLSLLDRLERGADENRSIGIILCAEKDRVEVELALEDMGKPIGVADYQLIVPKEKLQKVLTDEIKAFSEEKEKKIN